The nucleotide window ACAGGTTTAGTCCATGACTGGAACATTAGTAGAAACATCGTTAAAGAGATATCACGACCAGTTATCTTAGCAGGAGGTCTGACTCCAGAAAACGTTGGAGAGGCTATACGGTTTGTAAAGCCATATGGCGTAGACGCCAGTTCCGGGCTTAAAGGCTCTAATGGTTTCAAAGATGAAACGAAAGTGACTAATTTCGTGTATCGTGCAAAACATGAGTTTTTCAAGGTAAGAAATTTGTCTTTAGAGAACTAAATCCAGGCTTTTAGAAGAAAAACCAGGCTGTTAGGGGATGTTCACAGGTAATAACTTCACGTTCAATTTACTGTTATATAAAATTTAATTAAATTTCATCACTCTTTTACAATAACAGTTTTCTGATTTTGTATCCTGAAGATATCCCTATAAGCGATAACGATTTTGAATGGGATATTGTAGTGTTTGCAGAAGTATACGAACTTATCCAGATTGACCTTAATGGAGATGACATTACACTTCACTATCTGGATAGTGGGGCCCCAAAGAGTGAGCTGCCTTGATTACACTGGATAATCCGGGGTTTTTTCACTTGTTAATTATTGCCTATTTTTCCTGCACTTGTTAATAAAATCATTAGTGGAATTCTTGGTCAGGTTATTAGTGTGATTCGTTGATAATTTTTGAGTTTTTTATGGCACAAATTGGCAATTATGCTGTTCTTGAGCCAAGTTGTACAATCTGGTTTGGAGTGATAGGAACATGAAGCAGTCTGCTTGCCAATGGAAATCTTATTATGAGTTATGTTACGGACAGCTCAATTATTAATACCGATATTCGTTTTTCGATAGTAGAAAACAATTCGTTTCTTGGTGCCGGATTAATTATCACAGATTTAATTCTGAGGAATGCTGATCAGAGTGATACCAAGTTGAGTTCAATGATGGTGAAAGTTCTCGTTGGTAAGGGAATAGTTAATTCCGGATATTATGTCCTGGGTCTGGCTTTTGAAAGTTTATAATAATAAGGGGTCGAAGTAAACGTTTAGAATGATTCATATAAAAAGTCTTACTTGCGGCAATTATATGATCAATGAATAATAAATGAATAAGCCAGATTCTAAAACTCATATCAATCTTTTTTGATATCTATACCGTGGGTTTTTATGAACTAAACCCATATCGATTAAAAGAATCAAGTTTTATTTTTGAAAGAAGAAATACTGATATTGTTATGTCAGAGAATAAGTTAATTTTCATAACTTTCGTAGGTGTTAAAGATGCCTGGAAATCCTAATGAGATAAAACTGGTAAACAACGCTATGTCTAATGCTACCCGACGGAAGATGATGAACTTTTTATCGGCAGGAGATAAAAGTACTGAGGAAATTGGAGGAGAAGTAGGGAAGACAATGCTTGATTTCCATCTCAAGCTTCTTCAGCAGGCTAGTTTGATCGAAATCGAAGAAGGGATTGTGAGACTAAGCGAATATGGAAAGAATTTCCTTAAAGAGAAAGAAGAGAAAGGTGCAGATAAAACTGCAGATATTTCTCAGGCAAAACCAATAGAAATTACTGAAGTCAGGCAACTTTTACCCTGTATAGCTGATTCCTCAAAGTTCAGGGTAATTGCAAACATAGCTCCTCCCCTGGGTGGAACTCTCAAGGTTCTTGAGCCACTCTTTCCCAGAGGCAAATATTCAGGCAAAATAAATGCCCTGATAATTCAAAAAGGAGAAATTATTACAACTGTTTACGGCACTGGAAAAGTGACCATGACAATGATAAAAAATGAGGATGAAGCAAAAGAATCTCTCAAGAACTTAAAAAATACCATCAATGAAGCTATTACAAAAGGTGTTGCTCCGGCACCAAGGGAAAAAGTCAGGGTCGAACCTATGGAGATCTACAAATACCTGCCTCAGACCAACTGTAGTAAATGTGGCGACCAGAGCTGTTATACTTTTGCAATAAAGCTCATGGGTGGGGAAACAAGCCTGGACAAATGCACACCTCTCAAAGAATCAAAATATGTAACCAATCTTGAACACCTGCAGGTTCTTGCCAATTACATTTAATCTTTATTAATAATGTATTAAATTATAATTCATTCGGAGGAGATTTTGAAGACACTTACTATAGTGCTTACCGATGGTCCTTATATTTCCGAGTACGCTGAAATTGCCTGTAAACTTACCGAAGAAGCGCTTAGATGGTATCACGTGAATATATTCCTCTACCTGGATGCAGTGCACATACCTCGAAAAGGCCAGACCCCTTCCTTCTTTTCTAACATAGGTGAACTTTTCACCGGACTTGCAGAGAAAGGAGTCGTAATCAGAGCATGTGCCCGATGTGCTGCTGCAAGAGGCTACATTGCAGAAGAGAACCTTGAGAACGGAAGTAACTGCAAAGACTATCACCCTGGAATAAGAATTTCCAGCCTTTATGAACTCGCAGAAATGCTGAAAAAGAGTGATAGAGTAATCTCACTGTCAAGATAAGCTCCCCAAAAGAGGTTTGAACGATGAAATCAGTTTTCTATCTGCTGGATACTGCCCCATACGGAAGTGAAAAGGCATTCGGAGCATTGAATGCCGTTGCAGTAAGTCTTAATGGAATGAATGTAACTCTCGGTCTTTACGGAGATGGAGTTTATCTTGCAGCTGCTGACCAGGATAGCACAAATCTTAGAATGCCAAACCTTTCAGATATTCTCTATTCTTATGGTGAGCTAAGAGTACTGGTGCATGAACCCTCACTGATCGAGAGGGGGCTTTTTGATAAAACTCTTATAGAGACCATAGAGCTTGTCGATGAAGAGGACTTTCTCAAAGAGATGGAAAATTTAGACTCCGTAATCTTATTTTAAAAAAAGAGGTGATAGTATGCAGGAAGAATATGATGTGTTTCTGCTGACAAATTCTCCATCTAATCTACGGTCGGAATTATGTCTTAAACTGGTTACTCGCTCTGGAAATGCCAGGATTTACCTTGCAGGAGATGGAGTATATCATCTGCTTTCCGGTATACTGGAACTACCCGGATACATAGTTTATGCCTGTCAGGAAGATCTCAAGGCTAGAGCTATAAACGTTAGAGAGAAAGTTATAATTCCGGACAACTTTTATTCCGTTCTTGTAGAGGATATGATGGAGCACTGTAAACGCGCATACACGTTTTAAATGACGGTTTGCGGATTACAATAAGAGTCAACTGAAAGGAAAGTTATAATGGCTGAAAAGCTTCCATCTGAGTTTATTAGGGAATTAGAGTTCGTGAGTACGTTACACGAGCAGGCAGTCTGCAACAAAGAGAAGTGCAGAGAGTTTAGTGAAACTTTATCTAACCTTCTTGTCAGGCTCGAAGACATGAAATACTACAGGACAGCAGACAGGTTAATGAGCATTCTCATAAATTGCAGCCCGAAAGAAGCATCACATTGAGAAAAAGCAACACTTGTGGGAGAGAGGATGAAAGAGGCAGTGAAAGAAGCACTCTTATAGGTGACATGACTTTATGAAAAAACTAACTTATAAAACCTTAGATTCCTTTAAAATCGTTGTACAATAAATCGTTGTGCAATAATACATTAGACTCTTTTCTATTTTGTTTTGTGAGATACTCGGATAGATTGCTTTTGTCTTTTTCTCTATTTGTCTCTATTATAAGTTAATTTATATTTCTTATTACTTTAGTGTGAAAAACAGCAAGATTTTCTTTTTCTATTAATTTTACTTAAGAATCATGATTCTGAAAATAATTTTCATAAACATTGAACGATAAAATAATAAAACTATAATTTTAAATAGTATATGAGTATAATTGCATATACTCATATAATGGTGGTGATGCTGCGGATATTGTGCAAATATTTAAGGCGCTGGCTGATGAAAACAGATTGAGGATACTTAATCTTTTAAGAAACGGTGAATTGTGCGTCTGTGATATTGAAGCAGTTCTGAATATTAAACAATCCAATGTTTCCAGGCATCTTAATAAGTTGAAAACTACAAAGATTATCGTCTCCGAAAAAAAATCTCAATGGGTTTATTACCGGCTTAATGAGGAAATTTTTCTAAAGTATCCTTTTCTCTTAATCATTCTCAATAACGAAATTGGAAAGATCAGCATTTGCGAAGAAGACCTATCTTTGTTGGAAAAATTCAAAATAAGCGGTAGATCTTGCGAGTAACTATTTAAAATAATTATTTTCATTAAAACAGAGGAAGATCATATGGAAAAGTCCACTGTATCAAAATTATCATTTTTAAATCGTTATTTAACTGTTTGGATTTTCCTGGCTATGTTTATTGGTGTAGCCTTAGGTTTTGTTTTTCCCGGCTTTTCGGAATTTTTGCAGAGCCTTTCTATTGGCACTACATCCATTCCCATTGCCATTGGATTAATAGTTATGATGTATCCTCCACTGGCGCGGGTTAAATATGAGGAATTAGGCAAGGTTTTCAAAAATTATAAAGTATTGTTTTTGTCCTTACTGCAAAACTGGATTATTGGCCCTGTTTTGATGTTTATCTTGGCAATAGTATTTTTGAGGGACTATCCCGAGTACATGGTAGGCGTGATTCTAATAGGGCTCGCAAGATGTATTGCCATGGTAATTGTATGGAACACTCTGGCAGACGGAGACAATGAATATGCTGCTGCTCTGGTAGCCTTCAATTCTATCTTTCAGTTAGTCTTCTATTCCGTCTTTGCTTACTTCTTCATAACCGTACTGCCTGAGTGGTTGGGACTTAGTGGTATGGAAATAGATATCTCTATAAGAGAAGTTGCCCAGAGTGTTGCAATTTACCTTGGAATTCCTTTCGCTGCTGGCTTTTTAACCCGCTACTTCCTGCGTCCTTCGAGAGGAGCAAAATGGTATGACGAAGAGTTCATTCCCAGAGCAGGTCCTATTTCGCTTTACGCTCTACTGTTTACGATTGTTGTAATGTTTTCATTAAAAGGCGAATATATCGTTACCTTACCTTTAGATGTTGTAAGGATTGCAATTCCTCTCTTAATCTACTTCATAGTTATGTTCGGGATCTCCTTTTTTATTGCTATGAAGTTAGGGGTAAGTTACGGACAGACGACGTCCCTTTCTTTTACCGCAGCCAGCAATAATTTCGAACTGGCAATTGCAGTAGCAGTAGCGGTTTTCGGCATAGATTCAGGGCAAGCATTTGCAGCGGTAGTAGGGCCTCTGATTGAAGTGCCCGTTATGATAGGACTTGTCAATGTTGCACTTTACTGGAGAAAGAAATATTGTATCTCATTTAAAGCATGCGAAGGCTGATAAACTCAAAATTGCTTCTCTGAATCCTATGTTCCAAATAATCAATCAAATTTCGGATCATGGAAGTAATCCTGAAAATTCTTGACGATTAAGAACTAAATGGCTTTTGGGATAGGCTCGTTAAACAGAAGTTGATATCTCAGTTAATAACTCATTAAATGAAAATAGTAAATGATCAAAAAGTGAACTAAACAACCTTTTAACAACTACTTAGAAAAGGAGCTTTTACATGGGATGGCCTGCAACTTCCGGTGATTATATAGTAGGAGACCAAAAATCTCCAGTAGCAGTAGTAACTCTTGCCTCTGACTATCGAAGTCTGAACCTAGAAAATTACGCCATCTGTGGAACTTGTTTTACGGAGAATTTCGGGATTGAGAAGGTAATAGTTAATGTGCTCTCTAACTCTCACATAAGTTGCCTTATTGTCTGCGGGAAGGAAAGTGATCATTTTGCAGGGCAGTCCTTGCTGGCACTTGCCGAAAACGGGGTTTCGACTTTCGGAGGATCAAAAAAGGTTATAGGGTCAGAAGGAGTGATTCCTTATCTTGACGATATTCCGGCGACCACAATCTCTCGCTTCCTCCGGGAAATTGAGATTATTGACCTTGTAGGAACAACTGATCCCACAGTCATTCAACAGGCGATCGATTCCTGTAGCGGAAAAGAAAGAAGTGAAGTTCCGGAGATTTCCATGCCCGAGATTCATGAACACAGCTGGAAGAAGTATGAGAATGAAGTAAAGCAGAATGTAATGTCCAAAATTAAGAAAGGATAAGCCTCTTGAAGACATTTATTGAAAAATTAAAAAAGGAAAAAGCTTGCCTCCTTTTTTAAACTTCATCAAACTCTATACTGATGCTACCTGCTTTTTTTACCAGGGATTTTGCAAGGAAACCGCTTTCCATTCTGCATAGATTGAGCACTGCGCAGGGTACAAGGCAATTAGAGGAGCACTGAGCCTCCTGTGCTCTATCAATGACATAGTTGTTCTTGATATCCAGAATTTCCATCATGGGAACTTCCATGTGAGAGAATTTCTTTATCTTTTCACACGGAGTTTCGATATCAACAATAATTTTGTTTCCTTTTTTGCTTCCGTGTATCTTGTGAACAAAACCACAGATAGTAGAATTTACAGTAAATTCAGTCAATTTGTCACCCTTAATTTTTGTCATTTAAGTTTTTGTTATTCAGATAAATGGTCTCAGCAATGCATAGATATTAGTTGAAACCGAGATCGTTCTTATAAACCTTAAGTGAATCCAATAAAGAAGTCATAAGAGATAGAAAAACAATACATCACATATCCTGGATTACAGATCTTGAACTTCGACTCAAGTGATTGGACAAAAAACTACTCGTCAATAACTTTTAAAACCTTTCTGATTTTATTGTTTTCTATAGAATAGAGCCTCATCTTCCCTTCTTTTCTTACCTTAATTATTCCCCAATTCTGCAACTTTGCAAGGTGCATCGAAGTATTGGATTGGGTCCTACCAATTATTTCCGGAATCTCACAGGCACATAGCTCCCCTGTATTACCGTATTTGTTTTCTCTGCATTTATTCTCAGATTCGATTAAAGCCTTAATTATTCTATACCTTGTCTCTTCGCTTAGAGCTTTGAAAAGTTGTATATTTTCTTCATCAATCATATCATTAATTATTGAATCTTTGAAATTATATATTTTTCGAAACAGGAAATTACACTTATTGTTAAACGGGAAATAAAGACTATTTTGACTTTCACAGTTATTCTGGTTAATAAAAGTAAACATATACTCTTCAAATTTGGAGCGTTTTTTCAAATGTGTGCAAGATCCAATCCTTTATCTCATCTCTGACTCGCCGAAAGACTCTGAGCTGTTCTTCTTCCGACCCCACTGCCGCAGCAGGATCTTCAAAACTTTTGTGAATCACTTCTCTTGCTCTGGGATATTCTGCAGGAATCTCCAGATTTGTACTGCAGATAGGACAGGAAACTTTAGCACGATCACATACCGTAACTGCCATATCAAAAATAATATCTTGGAATTCTTTGGGAGTTTTGGAGTATTGATTGGAAATATCAATGTCTATTTCCTTCATTACCTGAATAGCATGAGGATTAACAGTTGTGGCACTGACACCTGCGCTGTAAGCCTCGTATCGGTCTCCATAAATAGCCCTCAAAAGACCTTCCGCCATCTGGGACCTGACAGAGTTGTGGGTGCATAGAAAGAGAACCTTTTTCTTTTCCTGTGATCTTGTATTCGGCGCCATCTGATTAATATTAGATATGATGATTAATTAGCATTGCTACATTTCCTTTAACCTATTGGAATAAATATTAAAAAATCCGGATGAAGAAATAAAGATTTTTTATGAACAGGTAAGGGAAAACCGGAAATAAGTAAAAGTAGTCGTTCAGGAATTCTGATGTTTAATCATACCTTTTTCCATGTATTTATCCTATCTTTTTTATACCCAGGCTTTTAATTTCAGGCTTTCGACTGGCAAATCTCCGTATTGCCTTTTACTAATATCCAAGTCTTCACTCAGGATTTCTACCGAAAACCCTGCTTTTTTCAGAAGCCTCAAATATTTCTCTTTTAAAACTGCACCAGCAATACAACCTGCAAGCAAGCTACTGTCATTTTTAAGCTCTTCAGGTAAGTCCTCCAGAAGAACCATATCCGAGATATACATCCTTCCTCCGGGCCTCAAAACCCGGAAGGCTTCTCTGAAAACCTTTTCCTTATCCGGAGCCAGGTTAATTACACAGTTACTAATGATAATATCCACAGAACTATCTTTAACCGGAAGAGCCTCAATATCTCCATGACGAAATTCAACATTTGAGTATCCGTATTTTCTAGCATTAGACTGCGCTTTTTCAACCATTTCAGGAGTCATATCTACTCCGATAATCTTCCCTGAGCTTCCTACTTTCTGTGCAGCAAGAAAACAATCAAACCCTGCACCTGAACCCAGATCCAGAACAACGTCTCCTGGATTGAGTTCTGCAAAAGCGGTAGGGTTACCACAGCCAAGTCCCATGTTTGCATCCGGAACAGCCTGAATATCCGATTCAGAATAACCAAGAGACTTGGAAAGAACTGCCGGGCTGGAATCACCACAGCATCCCCTGCCAGGACAACAAGAGCTACCTAAAACTGCAATTTCCTGATACTTCTTTTTGATAATTTCCTTTTTTTCATTAGCATCCATGTTCTATCCATTCCTTATTTCGATAATTTTTCCCATTCTATCTTTAGCTTATGTCAGTTATCCTTAGACTTGTTTTTCAACCTGGTTGTCAGCAGTCTCATTAATTGCATTGTTAGCTCTGTTTTCAGTTTTACACATAGGATATATCCCTGAGACTTCAGTTTTACACATAGGGTATACTCCTGAGACCTGCTGCTTATCACAACAGGGTTTTATATCCCTGATTCCAAGAGAGAGAAGTAAATCCTCAATCTCCTTGTTTTTTATACTGTAGATGATATTTCTTCCCTGCTTTTCGTACTTTAAAATTCCAGCTTCAACAAGAACTTTAAGGTGCTTTGAAACCGTAGTTTGATCCTTTTTTGTAAGGGAAGAGAAATCACAGGCG belongs to Methanosarcina barkeri 3 and includes:
- a CDS encoding (Fe-S)-binding protein codes for the protein MPGNPNEIKLVNNAMSNATRRKMMNFLSAGDKSTEEIGGEVGKTMLDFHLKLLQQASLIEIEEGIVRLSEYGKNFLKEKEEKGADKTADISQAKPIEITEVRQLLPCIADSSKFRVIANIAPPLGGTLKVLEPLFPRGKYSGKINALIIQKGEIITTVYGTGKVTMTMIKNEDEAKESLKNLKNTINEAITKGVAPAPREKVRVEPMEIYKYLPQTNCSKCGDQSCYTFAIKLMGGETSLDKCTPLKESKYVTNLEHLQVLANYI
- a CDS encoding DsrE/DsrF/TusD sulfur relay family protein produces the protein MKTLTIVLTDGPYISEYAEIACKLTEEALRWYHVNIFLYLDAVHIPRKGQTPSFFSNIGELFTGLAEKGVVIRACARCAAARGYIAEENLENGSNCKDYHPGIRISSLYELAEMLKKSDRVISLSR
- a CDS encoding DsrE family protein, which gives rise to MKSVFYLLDTAPYGSEKAFGALNAVAVSLNGMNVTLGLYGDGVYLAAADQDSTNLRMPNLSDILYSYGELRVLVHEPSLIERGLFDKTLIETIELVDEEDFLKEMENLDSVILF
- the tusB gene encoding sulfurtransferase complex subunit TusB, whose protein sequence is MQEEYDVFLLTNSPSNLRSELCLKLVTRSGNARIYLAGDGVYHLLSGILELPGYIVYACQEDLKARAINVREKVIIPDNFYSVLVEDMMEHCKRAYTF
- a CDS encoding metalloregulator ArsR/SmtB family transcription factor, with product MQIFKALADENRLRILNLLRNGELCVCDIEAVLNIKQSNVSRHLNKLKTTKIIVSEKKSQWVYYRLNEEIFLKYPFLLIILNNEIGKISICEEDLSLLEKFKISGRSCE
- a CDS encoding DUF6951 family protein, which translates into the protein MTEFTVNSTICGFVHKIHGSKKGNKIIVDIETPCEKIKKFSHMEVPMMEILDIKNNYVIDRAQEAQCSSNCLVPCAVLNLCRMESGFLAKSLVKKAGSISIEFDEV
- a CDS encoding helix-turn-helix transcriptional regulator; translation: MIDEENIQLFKALSEETRYRIIKALIESENKCRENKYGNTGELCACEIPEIIGRTQSNTSMHLAKLQNWGIIKVRKEGKMRLYSIENNKIRKVLKVIDE
- a CDS encoding arsenate reductase ArsC yields the protein MAPNTRSQEKKKVLFLCTHNSVRSQMAEGLLRAIYGDRYEAYSAGVSATTVNPHAIQVMKEIDIDISNQYSKTPKEFQDIIFDMAVTVCDRAKVSCPICSTNLEIPAEYPRAREVIHKSFEDPAAAVGSEEEQLRVFRRVRDEIKDWILHTFEKTLQI
- a CDS encoding arsenite methyltransferase, which gives rise to MDANEKKEIIKKKYQEIAVLGSSCCPGRGCCGDSSPAVLSKSLGYSESDIQAVPDANMGLGCGNPTAFAELNPGDVVLDLGSGAGFDCFLAAQKVGSSGKIIGVDMTPEMVEKAQSNARKYGYSNVEFRHGDIEALPVKDSSVDIIISNCVINLAPDKEKVFREAFRVLRPGGRMYISDMVLLEDLPEELKNDSSLLAGCIAGAVLKEKYLRLLKKAGFSVEILSEDLDISKRQYGDLPVESLKLKAWV
- a CDS encoding helix-turn-helix transcriptional regulator, which produces MDICAYIHIIMLDSKVKFFKALGDETRLTILSYLLEHSYCACDFSSLTKKDQTTVSKHLKVLVEAGILKYEKQGRNIIYSIKNKEIEDLLLSLGIRDIKPCCDKQQVSGVYPMCKTEVSGIYPMCKTENRANNAINETADNQVEKQV